The genomic segment GATGAAAATTTAGTAAATGATAATGACGTGAAGAAGATACCGGGTGTAATTGGTATTATGAAAAAGAATGGGCAATATCAAATTATACTTGGTAATGATGTAGCTAATTATTATAAAGAATTCATCAAACTTGGTAATTTTGAATTAGATGCAGTTGAACAAGTACCTAAAGGAAATATTTTAGAAAGAATCATTGAGTACATTGCAGGTTCTATGACCCCAATCATTCCAGCAATGCTGGGAGGAGGGATGCTGAAAGTCTTGGTAATCATTTTACCAATGCTTGGCATATTGAAATCAGATTCTCAAACTATTGCTTTTCTGACATTTTTTGGAGATGCTCCATATTATTTCTTACCTCTGTTATTAGCGTATTCTGCTTCACAAAAATTAAAAGTAACATCTACATTAGCTATGTCTGTAGCAGGTGTACTTCTCCATCCAAATTTTGTTCAAATGGTGCAGTCAAGGAATCCTCTTAGTTTATTTGGTGCACCTGTGACACCAGCTAGTTATGGTTCGTCAGTTATTCCAATTCTTATTATGGTTTGGTTGATGAAGTATATTGAGAAGTTTATTGGTAAATTAACACCAGCTGTTACTAAAAGTTTTTTACAGCCTACGCTGGTATTATTAGTATCAAGCTTTATTGCCTTAGTTGTAGTCGGGCCTATTGGAGTAATTGTTGGTGAAGGATTATCAAATCTAGTTGGGCAAATGTATGGTGTAGCTGGATGGCTTACATTAGCTATTCTTGGTGCTATTATGCCATTTATTGTTATGACTGGAATGCATTGGGCGTTTGCACCTATATTTTTGGCGGCATCTATTGCTACTCCAGACGTATTAATTCTTCCAGCAATGTTGGGGTCAAACTTAGCTCAAGGGGCTGCTTCGATGGCTGTTGCATTAAAGAGTAAAAATAATAATACAAAACAAATTGCTTTTGCAGCAGGTTTCTCAGCGTTACTTGCAGGAATTACAGAACCTGCATTATATGGTGTAACTTTAAAATATAAAAAACCACTTTATGCAGCTATGATTGGTGGTGGATTAGCGGGCTTATTTGCTGGTCTTACAAGTGTTAAAGCATATCTCTTTGCTGTCCCATCCCTGATAGCATTGCCTCAATTTATTTATTCTGGCGTACCATCAAATATTGTTAACGCTCTAATTGTAGCGATTATTTCTGTTGTTATTACCTTTGTCTTAGCTTATATATTTGGAATCGATGAAGAAGAGAGTTCTAGCTCTGTAGAAGTTGAGGCTGGAGTTTCAAATAAAAAAGTAGTATTTTCTCCTATATCAGGAGAAATCATTCCGTTAAGAGATGTCCAGGATAAAACATTTTCAGATAAACTAATTGGAGACGGAGTAGCGATTATCCCAAGTGAGGGTAAGGTTTATGCACCATTCGATGGGGAAATTACAAATATTTTTCCGACTAAGCACGCAATTGGGTTGAAGAGTGATGAGGGCGTTGAGTTATTAATTCATATTGGATTAGATACTGTTGAACTAAAAGGTCAAGGTTTTATTAGTTATGTAGAAGAAGGAGACAGAATTTTCAAAAATCAATTGATTTTTGAAATGGACTTAAATTTGATTAAGGACAAAGGCTATGAAACAGTGACACCAGTGATTGTAACGAATACCAATGATTTCTTAGATGTTTTAGTAT from the Streptococcus constellatus subsp. constellatus genome contains:
- a CDS encoding beta-glucoside-specific PTS transporter subunit IIABC translates to MSYKDTAQKILNAIGGKENVNRVTHCVTRLRLELKDENLVNDNDVKKIPGVIGIMKKNGQYQIILGNDVANYYKEFIKLGNFELDAVEQVPKGNILERIIEYIAGSMTPIIPAMLGGGMLKVLVIILPMLGILKSDSQTIAFLTFFGDAPYYFLPLLLAYSASQKLKVTSTLAMSVAGVLLHPNFVQMVQSRNPLSLFGAPVTPASYGSSVIPILIMVWLMKYIEKFIGKLTPAVTKSFLQPTLVLLVSSFIALVVVGPIGVIVGEGLSNLVGQMYGVAGWLTLAILGAIMPFIVMTGMHWAFAPIFLAASIATPDVLILPAMLGSNLAQGAASMAVALKSKNNNTKQIAFAAGFSALLAGITEPALYGVTLKYKKPLYAAMIGGGLAGLFAGLTSVKAYLFAVPSLIALPQFIYSGVPSNIVNALIVAIISVVITFVLAYIFGIDEEESSSSVEVEAGVSNKKVVFSPISGEIIPLRDVQDKTFSDKLIGDGVAIIPSEGKVYAPFDGEITNIFPTKHAIGLKSDEGVELLIHIGLDTVELKGQGFISYVEEGDRIFKNQLIFEMDLNLIKDKGYETVTPVIVTNTNDFLDVLVLPNNQTIEHSKELLVIL